From Ignisphaera sp.:
GAGAATACTTTTAATGTTCTTGGGGTTGATGCACCTTGGAAGAGATAGCTATAGATAGACTTCTTCAGTTCCTTAAAGACGATCTGTTTTTCATAGATGTAACTACAGAGGCTATGATACCGAAGAACTGTAGAGCTAGAGCTATAGTTGTAGCTGAAGATAGAGGTATTGTTGCTGGTAATAATTTTGTTGCTCCTTTTCTAAAGTATTTCGGTATAGATGTGATTAGATATGTAGAGGATGGAGGGTATATAGATACTGGTGATATTGTTCTAGAGCTGATGGGAGAAGCAAGAAAGATACTGTCTATAGAGCGTACTATTCTGAACTTCTTAATGATTCTCAGCGGAATAGCTACATATACTAAGAGTATTGTTGAGAGAGTTAGAGAGATAAACAGTAGGTTGATTATTGCAGCAACTCGAAAGACTCATCCAGGGCTAGCGTTTTTTGAGAAATATGCTGTATCTGTTGGTGGTGGTTCTACTCATCGTCTAGGTCTTTTCGATACGGTTTTGATAAAAGATAATCATTTAGCGATAGTTGGTGATGTTAGAAAAGCTGTAGAATTAGCTAGAAAGACTTTAGGATATTTCAAGAAGATAGAGGTAGAGGTTAGATCTGCTGAAGAAGCTCTAGAAGCTGCTAAAGCTGGAGCTGATATAGTTATGCTAGATAATATGAGTGTTGAAGAAGTTGCAAAAGCTATTGAGCTTCTGCGTCTCCATGGACTAAGGGACAAGGTTTTGATAGAGGTTTCTGGAGGTATAGATGAAGATAGTATTGTTGAGTATGCTAAACTTGATGTAGATATAGTTTCGCTTAGTAAATTGACTCTAGAAGCACCACCGCTAAAGATGAGTATGGATGTTGTTGAGGTGATTTTGTGATAAGAGTAGGATTGATTGGTTGTGGAGCAATAGGGTCTAGTATAGCTAGAGTAATTGATGAAGATTTTGATGAAGTAGATCTAGTAGCTGTTTTCGATAGAGATATCAATAAAGCTCTAGAGCTGGTGAAGAAGCTTAAGAGATTTAGACCTAGGGTAACTAGTTCTATAGAAGAGATGCTTGAACAATCAATAGATCTGGTGATAGAGGCGGCTTCACCTGAAGCTGTAGAGAGATATATTGTGGATATAGTTGCTAGAGGTAAGAGTATAGTGGTTTTGAGTTCAGGAGCTTTCCTCAATAGAGATCTTCTCCAAAAAACTATCCAGATAGCTGAAAATACTGGAGCTAGAATCTATATACCTAGTGGAGCTATAGGAGGAATAGATATACTGAAAGCAGCATCTCTTCTAGACATAAATGAACTTGTATTAACAACTAGAAAGAATCCTAAAGCTCTAGGACTAGATAATATAGATAAGCCTCTAACTATTTTTGAAGGAGATGCTACTGAAGCTGTAAAAAGATTTCCATTAAATATAAACATAGCTGCCACAATAGCTCTAGCAACAAACAAAACACCAATAGTCAAAATAATAGCAGATCCAAACACAAATGAAAATATACATGAGATATATGCAAAAGGGTTATTCGGTGAAATAAGAATAGAAATACGCAACAAACGAATAGACGAAAAATCAAGATCAAGCCTAATAACAGTATTCTCAGTACTTCAGCTACTTAAACAACTCTCAAGAAAAAATCTAACCATAGGAACATAACATAATCAGCAAAACATATCACATCAAAGAAAATTCTCTACCTATTCTAGGCAACATAAACTCTATACACCTTATATCAAACTCTATCCCAATCCTATGTTTTATTGAATAAGTTTATTGATTCTACTCCATAGATGTAGTATACAGCTTACTACAGATACTCAACTAGATGCTTTATAGCTGTTTTATTTGCTGTATTTTTTGGTGAGTTTGTGTGTCCTCTAAATGCGTATTTATTACTTTTTATAGTGAGCCTATTGAAGCTTTCCTAACTTCTGTTTTTAGGATTCTGGATGTTTTTGATTGTAACAGTATCGCTATATTTACATCTGAAGGTCGTGTTGATGAAGCTAAGAGAATTATTGATTTAGTTAGAAGTTATATTCCTAACGGTATTGATCTACATATATATCCTGATTTTCCTCTACCTAATAACCTTGACAGTTTTGATAATCTTGTTAATAAGATATATGAAAAATTAAGTAATGTTTCGTCTAAAGATGTAGCTATTGTAGCTGTCTATACAGGGTCTAGAATTGAGGTTTCTGCAACTGTATTAGCTGTATCTAGAATTAGAGAGAATACTGTTCTTGTCTATACACCATTTTTCTGGGGTCCGTGGAGTAGTCTCTTCTATCCTTTTACTCCTAAGCCTCTAGAACCTCTAGTAATTCTACATCCAGATGCAGAATCTGTTAAAAATCTAGTTAAGCAGTCGAATAAACAATAT
This genomic window contains:
- the nadX gene encoding aspartate dehydrogenase; translation: MIRVGLIGCGAIGSSIARVIDEDFDEVDLVAVFDRDINKALELVKKLKRFRPRVTSSIEEMLEQSIDLVIEAASPEAVERYIVDIVARGKSIVVLSSGAFLNRDLLQKTIQIAENTGARIYIPSGAIGGIDILKAASLLDINELVLTTRKNPKALGLDNIDKPLTIFEGDATEAVKRFPLNINIAATIALATNKTPIVKIIADPNTNENIHEIYAKGLFGEIRIEIRNKRIDEKSRSSLITVFSVLQLLKQLSRKNLTIGT
- the nadC gene encoding carboxylating nicotinate-nucleotide diphosphorylase, whose translation is MEEIAIDRLLQFLKDDLFFIDVTTEAMIPKNCRARAIVVAEDRGIVAGNNFVAPFLKYFGIDVIRYVEDGGYIDTGDIVLELMGEARKILSIERTILNFLMILSGIATYTKSIVERVREINSRLIIAATRKTHPGLAFFEKYAVSVGGGSTHRLGLFDTVLIKDNHLAIVGDVRKAVELARKTLGYFKKIEVEVRSAEEALEAAKAGADIVMLDNMSVEEVAKAIELLRLHGLRDKVLIEVSGGIDEDSIVEYAKLDVDIVSLSKLTLEAPPLKMSMDVVEVIL